TGGTTCTGGGCAACAGTTCAAGATCCCCACGCGGTGGGGATCGTCTGGACGGATCAACCTCATCGGCACCTACAGCTTGCACGGTCGTGAAGAGCGGCTGGAAGTCCGCGAGCTGGAAGGAACGTGCAACGGTGAGCAGGTCATGGCTTATCTGGACACCCTGGCAGCCGACTGTGTTCCCGATCGGCTCACCGTCGTCGTCCTGGACAATGCTCCCTTTCATAAGGGAGCGAAGCTGAAGGAAAAGGCCACAGCGTGGGAGAAGATGGGACTGTACCTGCGGTACCTCCCGCCCTATGCGCCTTTTCTCA
The window above is part of the Deinococcus radiopugnans ATCC 19172 genome. Proteins encoded here:
- a CDS encoding IS630 family transposase, translating into SGLPGDLKKGALDGKLTLKYLDQTGLSLMLSVGATWFRRGSGQQFKIPTRWGSSGRINLIGTYSLHGREERLEVRELEGTCNGEQVMAYLDTLAADCVPDRLTVVVLDNAPFHKGAKLKEKATAWEKMGLYLRYLPPYAPFLNLIEGVWRTLKGILLPRRCYNSVAELRAALLTGLKILGTRFI